In the Cylindrospermopsis raciborskii Cr2010 genome, TGCGCAATTAGGGTTAAATAATGCCCAGTGGGTTGTTGACACTAATGATTGGCGAAAAACTAGTACAGTCGCCTCCATTAGCGATTCAGTAATTAAGGTCAAAAAACCGGGTGTGGTTTTAATGCATGATGGTTTTATGACTAATCCTAACCGAATTCATCCCCAAGAAAGCTCTAGTCGTCAAAACACAGTTGATGCTCTAGAACAAATAATTGTCAAACTAAAGAGTAGGGGATTTGAATTCGCTACTCTTAGTGAAACTATCAAGTAAAACATTTAAAAAAGTCAGGAGTTGCAGATGATTAGTTTACTCATTAACCGCTATGAAATTATAAATCCCCTAGGATCTGGAGGATTTGGAGAAACCTTCTTAGCTCGCGATACTCAAATGCCCTCACAACGTCTAGTTGTCATTAAACATCTCAAGCCCGCTCTTCAAAATAGTCATAGTTCTACTGAATTAATTGAAAACCTTTTTCAAAAAGAGGCAGCAGTATTAGAAGAGTTAGGAAACCATTGTTCTCAAATTCCTCAACTTTACAGCTATTTTTCAGAAGAGGGAGAGTTTTATCTAGTTCAAGAATATATAGAGGGCAAAAACTTGTCCCAGGTAGGACAAATTAAACCAGAACAGGCTACAGTCATTTTGTCTTCTTTGTTGAATACCCTGAAATATGTCCACAGCAAAAATATTATCCACAGGGATATTAAACCAGAAAATATTATTCTTCGAGATAGTGATAGACTACCTGTATTAATTGATTTTGGTGCTGTCAAGGAAACTATGGGCGTTGTTACCTTGGGGTCCGGTTCCACAGTTAGTTCAGTGGTAGTGGGAACCAGAGGATTTATGGCTCCCGAACAAACCGCAGGAAGACCTGTTTTTAGTACGGATTTATATGCCTTGGGGTTAACAATTATTTATGCTTTAACTCAAAAGCTACCCATCGAATTTAGCGTTAGTCAACTAACAGGAGAAATAGATTGGACAAGTTATGTGCCTAATTTAGATTCAAAGCTAGTACAAGTATTGAATAAGTCTATTAAGATAGATTTAGGGAGCAGATATTTGACAGCGGAAGCAATGTATTCTGATTTACATACTTCCTCCGGCATACCACTGTCTACCGTACTAACACCCAAAAGTCAGGAAGATACACTAGTTGTATCACCAGGTGGCGAAAGTAAAAATCTGATTTCCAGTTTAACCAGTGTAGTATTTAATAAAGTAAAGTCCCAAAACAAGGACACAAAAGTTCCCGTTGACTACACCAGAGTCGCAGTAATTGTATTAAGTATTTTAGGCTTAGCAGGAGGTTTTTTTGTAACACAACAAATGTTGGAAGCACAGGAAAGGGCGGCGCAATTAGAAAGGGAAAAAAAGGAAGCAGAGGAGAAAAAAGAAATAGCAGAAAAAGAAAGACTACGAGCTCAACAAAAAGCACTAGAAGCAGAGAATCTCAGACAAACAGCAGAACAGGAAAGATTAGCAGTCGAGAAAAGACAAGCACAAGAAGAAAGGAGGCGATTAGCGGCTGAGTCGCGACAAGCCAGATTAGAACGCCGAAGACTAGCCGCAGAAAGAAGACTTTCAATAAATTCCTCTCAAACATCACAAACAGATGCGACAGTTGTAGGACAGCCAGGCTATAAAAATATCCGATCAGGCCCGGGAACCACTTACAAGGTACTAGGAACTGCAGATACTGGTGATCCGGTTAAAATTTTAGGCAGTAGTTATGATCAGGATAATTATCAATGGTATCAAGTCTATCATCCTAACTCTGGTACAACTGGGTGGATTGCCGCTCAATTAATTAATCTTAATTAGCAGTGGGGTTAATAAATTTCAACTGACAACTAATAAATAAAATGAAACTCTTTCTATCATTTCTATCATTCTTCAGACATTTTATCCCAACTATGATTCTTATCATCGGTGTGGGAATTTATATGTTGTTGCGACCTTCTGATGTTCCAGTCCCCACTACGTTTACTAACTCTTCTCCCGGTTCTTCTAGTTATCAAATTTCTAATCCTCCCCCCCGCCAGGTCACTGAAAGTCTGACAAATACCCCTCAATATTCCCTATCTCCTCCGGCTAGTCAAGTTGCAAATGATACTGATATTATACCTCAACCTCTTAGCAAATCTTTTGAACCTACTTTACCCAGTTCAAGATCTATTCAAAGTCAACCACCAGCTCACTTTCGTTATCCAGAAAATAAACAAAATTTAGTAGAAGTCGGAACCTATTATAACCGCACAGCTTATTTGAATTTGGAGGCCGCAACAGCATTCAAAAAAATGAAACTTGCTGCCAACCAAGCAGGAATTAAACTTGCTCCTATATCTGGCTTTCGCTCATTTGTCGAACAGGAAAAACTGTTTCAAAAACAGATTGAACGTCGGGGTAGCGCGCAAGCAGCCCAACTACTGAGTGCGCCTCCGCGTTTTAGCGAACACCACACGGGCTATGCAATCGATATCAGTGATGATAGACATCCTGAAACTGACCTTAAATTCGCGTTTGAGTCTACTGAAGCCTATCGGTGGCTAGAAGTTAATGCCTCTCAATATGGATTTGAACTATCATTTCCAAGAAACAATTTTCAGGGAGTTAGTCATGAACCTTGGCATTGGCGATTTGTTGGTTCCCTTACAGCTAAAGAAATTTTTAAGGCAGCCAGGATACAACAAAACTCAAGAAAGTTCTAGTTCTCAAAATAAAGTTGAGTTCGCTTAGTGAACCTGTTGAATCTGTTAAGTAAACCATATAAAAAATTAAGGATTTGCACATGAACAGCTTACTCATTAACCGCTATGAAATTATAAATCCTCTGGGATCTGGAGGATTTGGAGAAACCTTCTTGGCTCGTGATACTCAAATGCCCTCACAGCGTCTAGTTGTCATTAAACATCTCAAGCCCGCTCTTCAAAATAGTCATAGTTCTACAGAATTAATTGAAAACCTTTTTCAAAAAGAGGCAGCAGTATTAGAAGAGTTAGGAAACCATTGTTCTCAAATTCCTCAACTTTACAGCTATTTTTCAGAAGAGGGAGAGTTTTATCTGGTTCAAGAATATATAGAGGGCAAAAACTTGTCCCAGGTAGGACAAATTAAACCAGAACAGGCTACAGTCATTTTGTCTTCTTTGTTGAATACCCTGAAATATGTCCACAGCAAAAATATTATCCACAGGGATATTAAACCAGAAAACATTATTCTTCGAGATAGTGATAGACTACCTGTATTAATTGATTTTGGTGCTGTCAAGGAAACTATGGGCGCTGTTACCCTGGGGTCCGGTTCCACAGTTAGTTCAGTGGTAGTGGGAACCAGAGGATTTATGGCTCCCGAACAAACCGCAGGAAGACCTGTTTTTAGTACGGATTTATACGCCTTGGGGTTAACAATTATTTATGCTTTAACTCAAAAGCTACCCATCGAATTTAGTGTTAGTCAACTAACAGGAGAAATAGATTGGACAAGTTATGTGCCTAATCTAGATCCAAAGCTAGTACAAGTATTGAATAAGTCTATTAAGATGGATTTAGGGAGTAGATATCTGACAGCGGAGGCAATGTATTCTGACTTACATACTTCCTCCGGCATACCACTGTCTACCGTACTAACACCCAAAAGTCAGGAAGATACACTAGTTGTATCACCAGGTGGCGAAAGTAAAAATTTGATTTCCAGTTTAACCAGTGTAGTATTTAATAAAGTAAAGTCCCAAAACAAGGACACAAAAGTTCCCGTTAACTACACCAGAGTTGCAGTAATTGCATTAAGTATTTTAGGCTTAGCAGGAGGTTTTTTTGTAACACAACAAATGTTGGAAGCACAGGAAAGGGCGGCGCAATTAGAAAGGGAAAAAAAGGAAGCAGAGGAGAAAAAAGAAATAGCAGAAAAAGAGAGGCTACAAGCTCAACAAAAAGCACTAGAAGCAGAGAA is a window encoding:
- a CDS encoding protein kinase domain-containing protein produces the protein MISLLINRYEIINPLGSGGFGETFLARDTQMPSQRLVVIKHLKPALQNSHSSTELIENLFQKEAAVLEELGNHCSQIPQLYSYFSEEGEFYLVQEYIEGKNLSQVGQIKPEQATVILSSLLNTLKYVHSKNIIHRDIKPENIILRDSDRLPVLIDFGAVKETMGVVTLGSGSTVSSVVVGTRGFMAPEQTAGRPVFSTDLYALGLTIIYALTQKLPIEFSVSQLTGEIDWTSYVPNLDSKLVQVLNKSIKIDLGSRYLTAEAMYSDLHTSSGIPLSTVLTPKSQEDTLVVSPGGESKNLISSLTSVVFNKVKSQNKDTKVPVDYTRVAVIVLSILGLAGGFFVTQQMLEAQERAAQLEREKKEAEEKKEIAEKERLRAQQKALEAENLRQTAEQERLAVEKRQAQEERRRLAAESRQARLERRRLAAERRLSINSSQTSQTDATVVGQPGYKNIRSGPGTTYKVLGTADTGDPVKILGSSYDQDNYQWYQVYHPNSGTTGWIAAQLINLN
- a CDS encoding M15 family metallopeptidase; this encodes MILIIGVGIYMLLRPSDVPVPTTFTNSSPGSSSYQISNPPPRQVTESLTNTPQYSLSPPASQVANDTDIIPQPLSKSFEPTLPSSRSIQSQPPAHFRYPENKQNLVEVGTYYNRTAYLNLEAATAFKKMKLAANQAGIKLAPISGFRSFVEQEKLFQKQIERRGSAQAAQLLSAPPRFSEHHTGYAIDISDDRHPETDLKFAFESTEAYRWLEVNASQYGFELSFPRNNFQGVSHEPWHWRFVGSLTAKEIFKAARIQQNSRKF
- a CDS encoding protein kinase domain-containing protein, translating into MNSLLINRYEIINPLGSGGFGETFLARDTQMPSQRLVVIKHLKPALQNSHSSTELIENLFQKEAAVLEELGNHCSQIPQLYSYFSEEGEFYLVQEYIEGKNLSQVGQIKPEQATVILSSLLNTLKYVHSKNIIHRDIKPENIILRDSDRLPVLIDFGAVKETMGAVTLGSGSTVSSVVVGTRGFMAPEQTAGRPVFSTDLYALGLTIIYALTQKLPIEFSVSQLTGEIDWTSYVPNLDPKLVQVLNKSIKMDLGSRYLTAEAMYSDLHTSSGIPLSTVLTPKSQEDTLVVSPGGESKNLISSLTSVVFNKVKSQNKDTKVPVNYTRVAVIALSILGLAGGFFVTQQMLEAQERAAQLEREKKEAEEKKEIAEKERLQAQQKALEAENLRQTAEQERLAVEKRQAQEERRRLADESRQARLERQRLAAERSRVAALSENYITSNTPDNNTSSEPVYTTNSNVSSSWRPTCGDSYTSGSQWWAVKGPASALSVVKNKYCGDAYIASRETQAASFSSESAAWSFANALSSASGYQFWVKKSR